The genomic region ACAGCTTGATGTGCTCAAGGATGCCACTAGTGCCCCACATTTATTCTACAATAAGTCCGTAATGATGGCTACTTATATGCTTTGTGGTTTTGCTAATTTTGCCTCCATAGGCATACAGATAGGAGGTATTGGGGCATTAGCACCCAATCAGCGCAAAACCCTCTCAGAGTTTGGCTTAAAAGCAGTGCTCGGAGGCTCGTTAGCATCATTATTGTCAGCCACTATCGCGGGGATGATTATCGGATAAAACAACTTTGCTATAAAGATATATTAAACCACTCTGTCCAGAGTGGTTTTTATTTTTGTTCTTTAATATTTGGGTAGTTCAGTAAAAAGTTGCATCTTTGCGGGCGGAAAGAACCTTAATATAGAAAATAAAGATGAGAGCAGAAGTAAAAGCCGTATTAGGCAACGAAAAATACTACACTGAGGTAGTAGCAGGAAGAAATACCCTTTACGTAGATGAACCCGTAGCGAAGGGTGGGGCTGACAAGGCGTTTAACCCTCTAGAGGTATTGGCGAGTTCACTGGCGAGCTGTACAGCAGTTACACTGAGAATGTACGCAGAGAACAAAGGTTGGGATGTAGGTGAAATCAAGGTAGAGGTGATTGTAGATAAGACCGACACACATCCTGCAAGTGT from Capnocytophaga haemolytica harbors:
- a CDS encoding OsmC family protein; translation: MRAEVKAVLGNEKYYTEVVAGRNTLYVDEPVAKGGADKAFNPLEVLASSLASCTAVTLRMYAENKGWDVGEIKVEVIVDKTDTHPASVFYKEVSFGNTSLSEEQKTRLLKVAEACPIHKILANPIELYTKIV